The Nicotiana tabacum cultivar K326 chromosome 14, ASM71507v2, whole genome shotgun sequence genome contains a region encoding:
- the LOC107790710 gene encoding protein BOBBER 2-like, giving the protein MAILSDYTEENQEQPMKPIEKEQEKSSSSAPKEEENSSSPPKEEEENKKLKPNKSNGLDMENYSWGQSLQEVTINVPVPPGTKSRFLFVEIKNNSLKVGLKGQPLIIDGEYFKSVKADECYWSLEDQKEISILLTKQNKSDWWKSLFKGGPEIDTQKVEPEPSKLSDLDTETRAAVEKMMFDQRQKQMGLPTSEEITNQDMLKKFMEQNPDMAKNFANAKMMPNSKMMGMG; this is encoded by the exons atGGCAATTCTCTCTGATTATACTGAAGAAAATCAAGAACAACCTATGAAGCCTATcgaaaaagaacaagaaaaatcttcttcttcagccccaaaagaagaagaaaattcatCTTCACccccaaaagaagaagaagaaaacaagaagctaaagCCAAACAAGTCCAATGGCCTTGACATGGAAAATTATTCATGGGGACAATCTCTTCAAGAAGTTACCATCAATGTCCCAGTTCCCCCTG GTACAAAATCAAGATTCTTGTTTGTTGAAATCAAGAATAATTCCCTCAAAGTTGGACTCAAAGGTCAACCATTAATAATAGATGGTGAATATTTCAAATCAGTGAAAGCTGATGAATGTTATTGGAGTTTAGAAGATCAGAAAGaaatttcaattcttttaactaaGCAAAACAAATCTGATTGGTGGAAGAGTTTGTTCAAAGGTGGACCAGAAATTGACACACAAAAAGTAGAACCAGAACCTAGTAAATTGTCTGATTTGGACACAGAAACAAGGGCAGCAGTTGAAAAAATGATGTTTGATCAAAGACAAAAGCAGATGGGACTTCCAACAAGTGAGGAGATTACAAATCAAGATATGCTTAAGAAATTTATGGAACAAAATCCTGATATGGCTAAGAATTTTGCTAATGCTAAGATGATGCCAAATTCTAAGATGATGGGCATGGGCTAA